One Coffea arabica cultivar ET-39 chromosome 5c, Coffea Arabica ET-39 HiFi, whole genome shotgun sequence DNA window includes the following coding sequences:
- the LOC113690173 gene encoding cytochrome P450 CYP72A219-like isoform X3, with protein MEIAYSPIAVFSSCVLLLILVLTWKAFDWVWLTPKKLEKRLKEQGLGGNPCKLLYEDFKETSTLFEEAHSKPVNLSEDFVPRVIPHFCKAVKKYGKNTCVWLGPHPMVVIMNPEHTREITTKLYIFQKPHANPLIKLLAQGLVSYDGDKWAKHRKLITPAFHVEKLKHMVPSFYASASEMLDKWEAIVSTNGSCELDVWPDIQTLTSDAISRTAFGSNYQEGKRIFELQREQAEHFLKAVESVYIPGWRFLPTKLNRRMKQIAKDVQESIREIINARLKAMKEGEACADDLLGILLESNSKEIDDHGNKDFGMTIGDVIEECKLFYFAGQETTSVMLVWTMVLLSRHPNWQARAREEVLQHFGNNKPDFKGLNHLKLVTMILHEVLRLYPPVPAIPRRTDEDIQLGNLTLPAQVQVSLPAILLHYDPEIWGDDVEEFKPERFADGVSNATKGQTAYFPFGWGPRICIGQNFAMLEAKLAVAMLLQRFSFELSPSYTHAPRAVITIQPQYGARLILHKLQYETMTA; from the exons ATGGAGATAGCATACAGCCCAATTGCTGTATTCTCTTCTTGCGTTCTGCTCTTGATTTTAGTGCTTACATGGAAAGCATTCGACTGGGTGTGGTTAACTCCCAAGAAGCTGGAAAAGCGGCTGAAAGAGCAAGGCCTCGGAGGAAATCCTTGCAAACTTCTCTATGAAGACTTCAAAGAGACCTCAACCCTCTTCGAGGAAGCTCACTCCAAGCCAGTCAATCTCTCTGAGGACTTCGTCCCAAGAGTCATTCCTCACTTCTGTAAAGCTGTCAAGAAGTATG GTAAGAATACATGCGTGTGGCTTGGACCACACCCGATGGTGGTGATCATGAACCCTGAACACACAAGGGAGATCACAACAAAGCTTTACATCTTTCAAAAGCCTCATGCTAATCCACTTATCAAATTGCTGGCACAAGGGCTGGTCAGCTATGATGGAGATAAATGGGCTAAACACAGAAAACTTATCACTCCTGCTTTCCATGTGGAGAAATTGAAG CACATGGTCCCTTCATTTTATGCAAGTGCTAGTGAGATGTTGGACAAATGGGAGGCGATTGTTTCGACCAATGGCTCCTGTGAGTTGGATGTTTGGCCGGACATTCAAACTCTGACTTCTGATGCCATTTCACGGACGGCATTTGGAAGTAACTatcaagaaggaaaaaggaTATTTGAACTTCAAAGGGAACAGGCTGAACATTTCCTAAAGGCTGTAGAATCAGTATACATTCCAGGGTGGAG GTTTTTGCCAACCAAATTAAATAGAAGAATGAAACAAATTGCCAAAGATGTTCAAGAATCTATTAGAGAAATTATAAATGCAAGATTGAAGGCAATGAAAGAAGGGGAAGCTTGTGCTGATGACTTATTGGGTATATTACTCGAATCCAATTCTAAAGAAATTGATGATCACGGCAACAAGGATTTTGGCATGACTATTGGAGATGTTATTGAAGAATGCAAGCTGTTCTATTTTGCGGGGCAGGAGACCACCTCAGTGATGCTTGTATGGACAATGGTCTTATTGAGTAGGCATCCAAACTGGCAAGCGCGAGCTAGAGAAGAAGTTTTGCAACACTTTGGGAATAACAAGCCTGATTTTAAAGGGTTAAATCACCTAAAATTG GTCACCATGATACTACACGAGGTTCTCAGACTATATCCGCCAGTACCTGCAATTCCTCGAAGAACTGATGAAGATATTCAGTTGGGAAATTTAACTCTACCAGCTCAAGTGCAGGTATCATTACCAGCAATTTTGTTGCACTATGACCCTGAAATATGGGGCGATGATGTGGAGGAGTTTAAGCCAGAGAGGTTTGCTGATGGAGTCTCAAATGCAACAAAGGGCCAAACTGCATACTTCCCATTTGGCTGGGGACCTCGCATATGCATTGGCCAAAACTTTGCCATGTTGGAAGCAAAACTGGCAGTAGCTATGCTTCTCCAGCGTTTCTCCTTTGAACTCTCCCCCTCTTATACTCATGCACCCCGTGCAGTCATAACTATTCAACCGCAGTATGGTGCTCGCTTGATTTTGCACAAATTGCAGTATGAAACTATGACTGCATAG
- the LOC113690173 gene encoding cytochrome P450 CYP72A219-like isoform X1, translating to MEIAYSPIAVFSSCILLLISVLAWRAFKWAWLTPKKLEKRLKEQGLRGNPYKLLYGDFKEIATHFKEAHSKPINVSEDFIPRVIPHFCAAVKKYGENTYIWHGPKPMVLILNPEHIREITTKLYIFQKAPANPLTKLLATGLVSYDGDKWAKHRKLITPAFHVEKLKHMVPSFYASASEMLDKWEAIVSTNGSCELDVWPDIQTLTSDAISRTAFGSNYQEGKRIFELQREQAEHFLKAVESVYIPGWRFLPTKLNRRMKQIAKDVQESIREIINARLKAMKEGEACADDLLGILLESNSKEIDDHGNKDFGMTIGDVIEECKLFYFAGQETTSVMLVWTMVLLSRHPNWQARAREEVLQHFGNNKPDFKGLNHLKLVTMILHEVLRLYPPVPAIPRRTDEDIQLGNLTLPAQVQVSLPAILLHYDPEIWGDDVEEFKPERFADGVSNATKGQTAYFPFGWGPRICIGQNFAMLEAKLAVAMLLQRFSFELSPSYTHAPRAVITIQPQYGARLILHKLQYETMTA from the exons ATGGAGATAGCATACAGCCCAATTGCTGTGTTCTCTTCTTGTATTCTGCTCTTGATTTCAGTGCTTGCATGGAGAGCGTTCAAGTGGGCGTGGTTAACTCCGAAGAAGCTGGAAAAGCGGCTGAAGGAGCAAGGGCTCAGAGGAAATCCTTACAAACTTCTCTATGGAGACTTCAAAGAGATCGCAACCCACTTTAAGGAAGCTCACTCCAAGCCAATCAATGTCTCTGAAGACTTCATCCCGAGAGTTATTCCTCACTTCTGTGCAGCTGTCAAGAAGTATG GTGAGAATACATACATATGGCATGGACCAAAACCGATGGTGCTGATCTTGAACCCTGAACACATAAGGGAGATCACAACAAAGCTTTACATCTTTCAAAAAGCTCCTGCTAATCCATTGACCAAATTGCTGGCAACAGGGCTGGTGAGCTATGATGGAGATAAATGGGCTAAACACAGAAAACTCATCACTCCCGCTTTCCATGTGGAGAAATTGAAg CACATGGTCCCTTCATTTTATGCAAGTGCTAGTGAGATGTTGGACAAATGGGAGGCGATTGTTTCGACCAATGGCTCCTGTGAGTTGGATGTTTGGCCGGACATTCAAACTCTGACTTCTGATGCCATTTCACGGACGGCATTTGGAAGTAACTatcaagaaggaaaaaggaTATTTGAACTTCAAAGGGAACAGGCTGAACATTTCCTAAAGGCTGTAGAATCAGTATACATTCCAGGGTGGAG GTTTTTGCCAACCAAATTAAATAGAAGAATGAAACAAATTGCCAAAGATGTTCAAGAATCTATTAGAGAAATTATAAATGCAAGATTGAAGGCAATGAAAGAAGGGGAAGCTTGTGCTGATGACTTATTGGGTATATTACTCGAATCCAATTCTAAAGAAATTGATGATCACGGCAACAAGGATTTTGGCATGACTATTGGAGATGTTATTGAAGAATGCAAGCTGTTCTATTTTGCGGGGCAGGAGACCACCTCAGTGATGCTTGTATGGACAATGGTCTTATTGAGTAGGCATCCAAACTGGCAAGCGCGAGCTAGAGAAGAAGTTTTGCAACACTTTGGGAATAACAAGCCTGATTTTAAAGGGTTAAATCACCTAAAATTG GTCACCATGATACTACACGAGGTTCTCAGACTATATCCGCCAGTACCTGCAATTCCTCGAAGAACTGATGAAGATATTCAGTTGGGAAATTTAACTCTACCAGCTCAAGTGCAGGTATCATTACCAGCAATTTTGTTGCACTATGACCCTGAAATATGGGGCGATGATGTGGAGGAGTTTAAGCCAGAGAGGTTTGCTGATGGAGTCTCAAATGCAACAAAGGGCCAAACTGCATACTTCCCATTTGGCTGGGGACCTCGCATATGCATTGGCCAAAACTTTGCCATGTTGGAAGCAAAACTGGCAGTAGCTATGCTTCTCCAGCGTTTCTCCTTTGAACTCTCCCCCTCTTATACTCATGCACCCCGTGCAGTCATAACTATTCAACCGCAGTATGGTGCTCGCTTGATTTTGCACAAATTGCAGTATGAAACTATGACTGCATAG
- the LOC113689997 gene encoding cytochrome P450 CYP72A219 isoform X1 codes for MLSFISVSCVVALLVCAWGVLNSMWLKPRRLEKCLKAQGLNGNSYRPIFGDLKELAMMLGEAKSKPISLSDDIVPRVIPFHVKTIDKYGSNSFLWLGPKPSVIIRDPELLREIFLKHNLFPKQHSNPLGKLLAKGLLDSEGDKWAKDRKIINPAFNLEKIKLMLPAFHSSASEMLRNWEEKLSPEGSCELDVWPYLQTLTGDVISRTAFGSNYEEGRKILELQQEQVDHVVTAERSLYIPGMRFLPTKRNRRMKEIEKVVQATIRDIIDRKVKAMKAGEGRRDDLLGILLESNFKEIDQYGSKDFGMSIKDIIEECKLFYFGGQDTTSTLLVWALILLSKHQDWQSLAREEVLQAFGREEIDFDRLSRLKTVTMILNEVLRLYPPVVVLARRLHEETKVGKFSLPAGVLLNLQLMLLNHDCEIWGNDAKEFKPERFSEGVSNATKGQVSFFPFGWGPRICIGQNFAMVEAKLVMAMILRNFSFELSPSYIHAPHAIATLQPQHGAHLVIHKL; via the exons ATGTTGAGCTTTATTTCAGTTTCTTGTGTTGTAGCTTTGCTAGTCTGTGCATGGGGAGTCTTGAATTCGATGTGGTTGAAGCCAAGAAGGCTGGAAAAATGCCTCAAGGCACAAGGTCTTAATGGAAATTCCTACAGACCAATCTTTGGGGACTTGAAAGAGTTGGCAATGATGCTTGGGGAAGCCAAATCCAAGCCAATCAGTCTCTCTGATGATATCGTGCCCAGAGTCATACCTTTCCACGTCAAAACCATCGACAAATATG GTAGCAATTCTTTTCTGTGGCTTGGGCCTAAACCTTCAGTTATCATCCGGGACCCTGAACTTCTCAGGGAGATCTTCCTTAAGCATAATCTCTTCCCAAAGCAACATTCCAATCCACTTGGAAAATTGCTGGCGAAAGGGCTACTAGACTCTGAGGGAGATAAATGGGCTAAAGATCGGAAAATAATTAATCCTGCTTTCAATTTAGAGAAAATCAAG CTTATGCTGCCGGCTTTTCATTCGAGTGCCAGTGAGATGTTGAGGAATTGGGAGGAAAAACTTTCGCCAGAAGGATCTTGTGAGCTGGATGTTTGGCCTTATCTTCAAACCTTAACTGGTGATGTGATTTCTCGCACAGCATTTGGTAGTAATTAtgaagaaggaaggaaaatttTAGAACTTCAACAAGAACAGGTAGACCATGTTGTGACAGCTGAAAGGTCATTATATATCCCTGGAATGAG GTTTTTGCCAACGAAGAGAAACAGAAGAATGAAGGAGATTGAAAAAGTAGTTCAAGCAACAATAAGGGACATAATTGATAGGAAAGTGAAAGCAATGAAAGCAGGGGAAGGAAGAAGGGACGACTTATTGGGCATACTGTTGGAATCTAACTTTAAGGAGATTGATCAGTATGGCAGCAAAGATTTTGGTATGAGCATCAAAGATATAATTGAAGAGTGCAAACTATTCTATTTTGGTGGGCAAGACACCACTTCAACCTTGCTGGTATGGGCCTTAATTTTACTGAGTAAGCATCAAGACTGGCAGTCACTTGCTAGGGAAGAGGTTTTGCAAGCGTTTGGAAGAGAGGAGATAGATTTTGATCGCCTCAGTCGCCTCAAAACT GTGACAATGATCTTGAATGAGGTTCTAAGATTGTATCCACCAGTGGTTGTGCTTGCTAGAAGGCTTCATGAAGAAACTAaagtaggaaaattttccttgcCTGCTGGGGTGCTACTCAATCTGCAATTAATGCTGTTGAATCATGACTGTGAAATATGGGGTAATGATGCAAAAGAGTTCAAACCAGAGAGATTTAGTGAAGGAGTGTCAAATGCAACAAAGGGCCAGGTTTCATTTTTCCCATTCGGTTGGGGACCTCGAATATGTATTGGACAAAACTTTGCCATGGTAGAAGCAAAATTGGTGATGGCAATGATTCTTCGAAACTTCTCCTTTGAACTTTCCCCATCTTATATTCATGCTCCTCACGCGATAGCCACACTCCAACCTCAGCATGGTGCTCATTTAGTCATACACAAATTGTAG
- the LOC113690758 gene encoding cytochrome P450 CYP72A219-like — translation MEIVYNPIAVLSSCILLLILVLAWKVFNQVWLTPKKLEKRLKEQGFRGNPYKLLYGDFKEISTLFKEALSKPINLTDDFVPRVIPHFYAATKKYGKHTYLWQGTELTVVIMDPEHIREVTQKVYIFQRPHSNPLLKLLVQGLASYNGDKWTKHRKLINPAFHVEKLKHMLPSFYTSASEMMCKWEDIVSSNGSSELDVWPDLQTLTCDAISRTAFGSNYKEGSRIFELQREQTEHFIEAARSLYIPGWRFIPTKRNTRMKQIARDVQESIKDIINARLKAMKAAKACDDDLLGILLESNSKEIDHHGNKNFGMTVLEVIEECKLFYFAGQETTSVLLVWTMILLSRYPEWQMRAREEVLQLFGTDKPDFDGLNHLKLITMILHEVLRLYPPVTALFRRAAEETRLGNLTLPAGLLVSLPVMLLHHDPEIWGDDVKEFKPERFADGVSKATKGQFAFFPFSWGPRICIGQNFAMLEAKLAMTMILQRFSFELSPSYTHAPRAMATLQPQFGAQLILHRL, via the exons ATGGAGATAGTCTACAACCCAATTGCTgtactttcttcttgtattcttCTCTTGATTTTGGTGCTAGCATGGAAAGTATTCAACCAGGTGTGGTTAACTCCCAAGAAGCTAGAGAAGCGGCTGAAAGAGCAAGGTTTCAGAGGAAATCCTTACAAACTTCTCTATGGAGACTTCAAAGAGATCTCAACCCTCTTCAAAGAAGCTCTCTCCAAGCCAATCAATCTCACTGATGACTTCGTCCCCAGAGTTATTCCACACTTCTATGCAGCTACCAAGAAATATG GTAAGCATACATATTTGTGGCAGGGAACAGAACTGACAGTGGTAATCATGGATCCTGAACACATAAGGGAGGTCACACAAAAGGTTTACATCTTTCAAAGACCTCATAGTAATCCACTCCTAAAATTGCTGGTACAAGGGCTGGCGAGCTATAATGGAGATAAATGGACTAAACATAGAAAACTCATCAATCCTGCTTTCCATGTGGAGAAGTTGAAG CACATGCTCCCGTCATTTTATACAAGTGCTAGTGAGATGATGTGCAAGTGGGAGGATATTGTTTCATCCAATGGCTCCTCTGAGTTGGATGTTTGGCCGGATCTTCAGACTCTGACTTGTGATGCAATTTCACGGACGGCATTTGGTAGTAACTACAAAGAAGGATCAAGAATATTCGAACTTCAAAGAGAACAGACTGAGCATTTCATTGAGGCTGCACGATCATTATACATCCCAGGATGGCG GTTCATTCCAACCAAGAGGAATACAAGAATGAAACAAATTGCAAGAGATGTTCAAGAATCTATTAAAGATATTATAAATGCTAGATTGAAGGCAATGAAAGCAGCGAAAGCCTGTGATGATGACTTACTGGGCATATTACTGGAATCCAACTCTAAAGAAATTGATCATCATGGCAACAAGAATTTTGGCATGACAGTTCTAGAGGTTATTGAAGAATGCAAACTGTTCTATTTCGCTGGGCAGGAGACCACCTCAGTGCTGCTTGTATGGACTATGATCTTATTGAGTAGGTATCCAGAGTGGCAGATGCGTGCTAGAGAAGAGGTTTTGCAACTCTTTGGCACTGATAAACCAGATTTTGACGGACTAAATCACCTAAAATTG ATCACCATGATACTGCACGAGGTTCTCAGACTCTACCCACCAGTGACTGCACTCTTTCGAAGAGCTGCTGAAGAAACTCGATTGGGTAATTTAACTCTTCCAGCTGGACTGTTGGTATCATTACCGGTAATGTTGCTGCACCATGACCCTGAAATATGGGGCGATGATGTGAAGGAATTTAAACCAGAGAGGTTTGCTGATGGAGTCTCAAAGGCAACAAAGGGCCAATTCGCATTCTTCCCATTTAGTTGGGGACCTCGTATATGCATTGGCCAAAACTTTGCTATGTTGGAAGCAAAACTGGCAATGACTATGATTCTGCAACGCTTTTCCTTTGAGCTTTCGCCATCTTATACTCATGCTCCTCGGGCAATGGCAACGCTTCAACCCCAGTTTGGAGCTCAGTTGATTTTGCACAGATTGTAG
- the LOC113689945 gene encoding cytochrome P450 CYP72A219: MEIGYIRIAAISSCAVILVLAWRVLNWAWLRPKKLEKQLKEQGLKGNPYRLLYGDFKEISTLIREAQSKPINLSDDILPRILPAFPDALKKYGKSTYVWLGPTPMVYILEPELIREVMQKIYLFQKPRLNPLSLLLIEGLVNYDGDKWAKQRKLINPAFHVEKLKHMLPSFYTSASDILNKWKEVVAPNGSSELDVWPDLETLTSDAISRTAFGSNYEEGRRIFELQREQSEYWLKVVQSVDIPGWRFVPTKRNRRMKQIAKAVQDTILEIINSRIKAVREGKAYGDDLLGILLESNFKEINNHGQDGAGMTIREVIEECKLFYFAGQETTSVLLVWTMILLSRYPDWQARAREEVLQLFGTRKPDFDGLNRLNLVTMILHEVLRLYAPVPALSRRVAEETKLGSMRLPADVLLSLPVMVLHHDTEIWGDDAKEFKPERFAEGVPHATKGQVAFFPFGWGPRVCIGQHFAMLEAKLVLVMILRSFSFELSPSYSHAPRAIITLQPQHGAHLILHKL, translated from the exons ATGGAAATAGGCTACATCAGAATTGCAGCAATTTCCTCTTGTGCTGTAATTTTGGTATTGGCATGGAGAGTATTGAACTGGGCATGGTTAAGGCCCAAGAAGCTGGAGAAGCAGCTGAAAGAGCAAGGTCTCAAAGGAAATCCTTACAGACTACTGTATGGAGACTTCAAAGAAATTTCAACCCTGATCAGAGAAGCCCAATCCAAGCCTATCAACCTCTCTGATGACATCCTTCCAAGAATCTTGCCTGCCTTTCCTGATGCCCTGAAGAAATATG GTAAGAGCACATATGTGTGGCTTGGACCAACACCAATGGTGTACATCCTGGAGCCTGAACTCATTAGGGAGGTTATGCAAAAGATCTACCTCTTTCAAAAGCCTCGTCTTAATCCTCTTAGCTTGTTGCTGATCGAAGGACTGGTGAATTATGACGGAGATAAATGGGCCAAACAGAGAAAGCTTATAAACCCAGCTTTCCATGTGGAGAAGTTAAAG CATATGCTTCCATCATTTTATACAAGTGCTAGTGACATATTAAACAAATGGAAGGAGGTTGTTGCCCCGAATGGTTCAAGTGAGTTGGATGTATGGCCAGACCTTGAAACTTTGACTTCTGATGCAATTTCACGGACGGCATTTGGCAGTAACTATGAAGAAGGAAGAAGGATATTTGAACTTCAAAGAGAACAGAGTGAATATTGGCTTAAGGTTGTACAGTCAGTGGACATCCCAGGATGGAG GTTCGTGCCAACTAAGAGGAACCGAAGAATGAAACAAATTGCAAAAGCAGTTCAAGATACAATTTTGGAAATTATCAACTCAAGAATAAAGGCAGTGAGAGAAGGTAAAGCCTATGGTGATGACTTGTTGGGTATACTATTGGAATCCAACTTCAAAGAAATCAATAACCATGGACAAGATGGCGCTGGCATGACTATCAGAGAGGTCATCGAAGAATGCAAGCTGTTCTATTTTGCAGGGCAGGAGACTACATCAGTATTGCTCGTATGGACAATGATTTTATTGAGTAGGTATCCTGATTGGCAAGCACGAGCTAGAGAAGAGGTTTTGCAACTCTTTGGCACTAGAAAACCAGATTTTGATGGACTAAATCGCCTAAACCTT GTCACCATGATACTACACGAGGTTCTAAGGCTATACGCTCCAGTTCCTGCTCTTAGTCGTAGAGTTGCTGAAGAAACTAAATTAGGAAGCATGCGTCTCCCGGCTGATGTGCTGCTGTCTTTACCAGTAATGGTATTGCATCACGACACCGAAATATGGGGTGATGATGCGAAGGAGTTCAAGCCAGAGAGGTTTGCTGAGGGAGTGCCTCATGCGACTAAGGGGCAAGTTGCATTCTTCCCTTTTGGTTGGGGACCTCGTGTATGCATTGGGCAACATTTTGCCATGTTGGAAGCCAAACTGGTGCTAGTCATGATTCTGCGAAGCTTCTCCTTTGAACTTTCCCCATCTTATTCTCATGCTCCCCGTGCAATTATAACACTCCAACCGCAACATGGTGCTCACTTGATTTTGCACAAATTGTAG
- the LOC113689997 gene encoding cytochrome P450 CYP72A219 isoform X2 produces the protein MPFAISYLLLWPSISKDLACHRFVDGSNSFLWLGPKPSVIIRDPELLREIFLKHNLFPKQHSNPLGKLLAKGLLDSEGDKWAKDRKIINPAFNLEKIKLMLPAFHSSASEMLRNWEEKLSPEGSCELDVWPYLQTLTGDVISRTAFGSNYEEGRKILELQQEQVDHVVTAERSLYIPGMRFLPTKRNRRMKEIEKVVQATIRDIIDRKVKAMKAGEGRRDDLLGILLESNFKEIDQYGSKDFGMSIKDIIEECKLFYFGGQDTTSTLLVWALILLSKHQDWQSLAREEVLQAFGREEIDFDRLSRLKTVTMILNEVLRLYPPVVVLARRLHEETKVGKFSLPAGVLLNLQLMLLNHDCEIWGNDAKEFKPERFSEGVSNATKGQVSFFPFGWGPRICIGQNFAMVEAKLVMAMILRNFSFELSPSYIHAPHAIATLQPQHGAHLVIHKL, from the exons ATGCCCTTCGCAATTTCCTATTTGTTGTTGTGGCCTTCAATTAGCAAAGACCTTGCATGCCATCGGTTTGTAGATG GTAGCAATTCTTTTCTGTGGCTTGGGCCTAAACCTTCAGTTATCATCCGGGACCCTGAACTTCTCAGGGAGATCTTCCTTAAGCATAATCTCTTCCCAAAGCAACATTCCAATCCACTTGGAAAATTGCTGGCGAAAGGGCTACTAGACTCTGAGGGAGATAAATGGGCTAAAGATCGGAAAATAATTAATCCTGCTTTCAATTTAGAGAAAATCAAG CTTATGCTGCCGGCTTTTCATTCGAGTGCCAGTGAGATGTTGAGGAATTGGGAGGAAAAACTTTCGCCAGAAGGATCTTGTGAGCTGGATGTTTGGCCTTATCTTCAAACCTTAACTGGTGATGTGATTTCTCGCACAGCATTTGGTAGTAATTAtgaagaaggaaggaaaatttTAGAACTTCAACAAGAACAGGTAGACCATGTTGTGACAGCTGAAAGGTCATTATATATCCCTGGAATGAG GTTTTTGCCAACGAAGAGAAACAGAAGAATGAAGGAGATTGAAAAAGTAGTTCAAGCAACAATAAGGGACATAATTGATAGGAAAGTGAAAGCAATGAAAGCAGGGGAAGGAAGAAGGGACGACTTATTGGGCATACTGTTGGAATCTAACTTTAAGGAGATTGATCAGTATGGCAGCAAAGATTTTGGTATGAGCATCAAAGATATAATTGAAGAGTGCAAACTATTCTATTTTGGTGGGCAAGACACCACTTCAACCTTGCTGGTATGGGCCTTAATTTTACTGAGTAAGCATCAAGACTGGCAGTCACTTGCTAGGGAAGAGGTTTTGCAAGCGTTTGGAAGAGAGGAGATAGATTTTGATCGCCTCAGTCGCCTCAAAACT GTGACAATGATCTTGAATGAGGTTCTAAGATTGTATCCACCAGTGGTTGTGCTTGCTAGAAGGCTTCATGAAGAAACTAaagtaggaaaattttccttgcCTGCTGGGGTGCTACTCAATCTGCAATTAATGCTGTTGAATCATGACTGTGAAATATGGGGTAATGATGCAAAAGAGTTCAAACCAGAGAGATTTAGTGAAGGAGTGTCAAATGCAACAAAGGGCCAGGTTTCATTTTTCCCATTCGGTTGGGGACCTCGAATATGTATTGGACAAAACTTTGCCATGGTAGAAGCAAAATTGGTGATGGCAATGATTCTTCGAAACTTCTCCTTTGAACTTTCCCCATCTTATATTCATGCTCCTCACGCGATAGCCACACTCCAACCTCAGCATGGTGCTCATTTAGTCATACACAAATTGTAG
- the LOC113690173 gene encoding cytochrome P450 CYP72A219-like isoform X2, with product MEIAYSPIAVFSSCVLLLILVLTWKAFDWVWLTPKKLEKRLKEQGLGGNPCKLLYEDFKETSTLFEEAHSKPVNLSEDFVPRVIPHFCKAVKKYGENTYIWHGPKPMVLILNPEHIREITTKLYIFQKAPANPLTKLLATGLVSYDGDKWAKHRKLITPAFHVEKLKHMVPSFYASASEMLDKWEAIVSTNGSCELDVWPDIQTLTSDAISRTAFGSNYQEGKRIFELQREQAEHFLKAVESVYIPGWRFLPTKLNRRMKQIAKDVQESIREIINARLKAMKEGEACADDLLGILLESNSKEIDDHGNKDFGMTIGDVIEECKLFYFAGQETTSVMLVWTMVLLSRHPNWQARAREEVLQHFGNNKPDFKGLNHLKLVTMILHEVLRLYPPVPAIPRRTDEDIQLGNLTLPAQVQVSLPAILLHYDPEIWGDDVEEFKPERFADGVSNATKGQTAYFPFGWGPRICIGQNFAMLEAKLAVAMLLQRFSFELSPSYTHAPRAVITIQPQYGARLILHKLQYETMTA from the exons ATGGAGATAGCATACAGCCCAATTGCTGTATTCTCTTCTTGCGTTCTGCTCTTGATTTTAGTGCTTACATGGAAAGCATTCGACTGGGTGTGGTTAACTCCCAAGAAGCTGGAAAAGCGGCTGAAAGAGCAAGGCCTCGGAGGAAATCCTTGCAAACTTCTCTATGAAGACTTCAAAGAGACCTCAACCCTCTTCGAGGAAGCTCACTCCAAGCCAGTCAATCTCTCTGAGGACTTCGTCCCAAGAGTCATTCCTCACTTCTGTAAAGCTGTCAAGAAGTATG GTGAGAATACATACATATGGCATGGACCAAAACCGATGGTGCTGATCTTGAACCCTGAACACATAAGGGAGATCACAACAAAGCTTTACATCTTTCAAAAAGCTCCTGCTAATCCATTGACCAAATTGCTGGCAACAGGGCTGGTGAGCTATGATGGAGATAAATGGGCTAAACACAGAAAACTCATCACTCCCGCTTTCCATGTGGAGAAATTGAAg CACATGGTCCCTTCATTTTATGCAAGTGCTAGTGAGATGTTGGACAAATGGGAGGCGATTGTTTCGACCAATGGCTCCTGTGAGTTGGATGTTTGGCCGGACATTCAAACTCTGACTTCTGATGCCATTTCACGGACGGCATTTGGAAGTAACTatcaagaaggaaaaaggaTATTTGAACTTCAAAGGGAACAGGCTGAACATTTCCTAAAGGCTGTAGAATCAGTATACATTCCAGGGTGGAG GTTTTTGCCAACCAAATTAAATAGAAGAATGAAACAAATTGCCAAAGATGTTCAAGAATCTATTAGAGAAATTATAAATGCAAGATTGAAGGCAATGAAAGAAGGGGAAGCTTGTGCTGATGACTTATTGGGTATATTACTCGAATCCAATTCTAAAGAAATTGATGATCACGGCAACAAGGATTTTGGCATGACTATTGGAGATGTTATTGAAGAATGCAAGCTGTTCTATTTTGCGGGGCAGGAGACCACCTCAGTGATGCTTGTATGGACAATGGTCTTATTGAGTAGGCATCCAAACTGGCAAGCGCGAGCTAGAGAAGAAGTTTTGCAACACTTTGGGAATAACAAGCCTGATTTTAAAGGGTTAAATCACCTAAAATTG GTCACCATGATACTACACGAGGTTCTCAGACTATATCCGCCAGTACCTGCAATTCCTCGAAGAACTGATGAAGATATTCAGTTGGGAAATTTAACTCTACCAGCTCAAGTGCAGGTATCATTACCAGCAATTTTGTTGCACTATGACCCTGAAATATGGGGCGATGATGTGGAGGAGTTTAAGCCAGAGAGGTTTGCTGATGGAGTCTCAAATGCAACAAAGGGCCAAACTGCATACTTCCCATTTGGCTGGGGACCTCGCATATGCATTGGCCAAAACTTTGCCATGTTGGAAGCAAAACTGGCAGTAGCTATGCTTCTCCAGCGTTTCTCCTTTGAACTCTCCCCCTCTTATACTCATGCACCCCGTGCAGTCATAACTATTCAACCGCAGTATGGTGCTCGCTTGATTTTGCACAAATTGCAGTATGAAACTATGACTGCATAG